CACTCTTGATAgcatttttccaaaaaatgctTTCAGATGAGCATATAGCTTCATTATAAGTTTGAGGTTTAGTCTCTGGCATATAGGTTAGAAAATCTGATCCAAAGGACTTTTCCACCCTTGACCTTTTACTTCTTCTTGGCTCCGCCTCGACTTCAACCTCTTCTTGCAAGGCTTGACTATCAATAGTCTCTgaagtttgttttttttaacttaaccCATCTTCCCTAGTCTTACAAGggaatatattttcaaaaaatgagaCATTTTTAGATTCCAATATCGTATTCTTGTGAGTTTCAGGATTCTTTGATTCATGTACAAGAAATTGATATGGATTGCTGTGGCATGCATACCAATGAAAATACAATCTACCACTTTAGgacctattttcattttctttcgcAAAGGAACCATTACCCTTTCAAGACACCCCCACACTTTTAAGTAGTTGTAAGAAGGTTTCCTGCCCTTTCATAATTCATATGGTGtcttgttctttttcttctggggcaccttatttaaaaggtaattcACTAATAAAACAACTTCCCTCCATAttttttgtaacaacccaaaacTTCCTAGCATTGTGTTCATAATTTCCTTTAGGGTTTGATTTTTACGCTTTGCTACTTCATTGGATTAAGGAGAGTATGGTGGTGTCACTTCATGAATAATACCATATTGTGCACAATATTTACCAAATGATTCAACATATTTACCACCACAATAACCTCTCACCctcttaattcttttattaagttGGGTTTCAACTTCCTGCTTATAGAGAACAAATTTCTCTATAGCTTCATCTTTGCTTTAAAGAAATTATACATTGCAATATTTTGTGCTATCATGTAATGCCctgaataatatatttatggttCTGTAAATACTTGACACAAATAtctatctgcttcagtggttaagtgttctgggtgtgtttgaGAGGTCTTGGGCTCAAGTCTCACCTTtgccaaattttgttttttttttctaatccAAGCCTTACCCCTGTTGAGTGgacttttattaaattgtttgttaatgcatatcagaatgagcctgttggttcgagtggtaagggagttggtgtgttggaggtcttgtgtttgaatctctGTGCAAGCGTGAATGTTACTTTTTGTTCGATTATCTGATAGAGTTTCAGTGGAGCAGAAATTCTGAGGGAGTTATGAGTAGTGGGATTTGTGGGAGAAAAATAGGGGATTGTATggatatcttttatttttcttttcaatttttttaattatttttgttttctctctctttctaattcccaaaatttttttgacatTCTCTTCTTGTTCTGGCAAAAATCTATTGCTTTCTTGCGTTTGAAATTCTGTCGAAATTCTGATTTTCTATTTCTCGGTGCTTTGTCCGATTTGGTAAGTGTAAGGGGTGAGTTCGTGTAGATTGGGGTAGTCGTTTCTTAAGTTGctcaaattttgaagttttgataGCAAAGAATGGTGAAGAACGGGGATCTCCTCTTGCGGAATCGTAGTCTGAATTGCTTGGAGTTTTGGGGTAAGTGATGAACGCTTGTTCTGATTTGTTTTCGGTCCATGGGTTCGATTAGTTGTGAATTAACACTGATTTTAGAGGATCTATTGTATCGATTTTAGGTGTTGTTCCTCTCAGGATTGTTTTTGCATAAAAAATGTACTAGGTGTGTACTCGAAACGCGAAAAATTAAACTTcgacaaaatttgaaaaactatCCTGTCGgtgccacacgggcgtgtgcctggCCATGTGCGAGACACGGTCGTAGGGTCGATGAAGGCATGGCCGTACATAAGACACGGCCATATGGTGGCTTGAGTGtgcccgtgtgagccacacgggctaggccaaGTTGGGCTTGTAGATTTTgggccaggccatgtgggccacacgggcaaggccaATCTGGGCGTGTGGGCTCACACGTGCATGTGGGCccataacttaaaaattttccttaGGGTTGCACGGGTCATTCCGATCGACTGTGGGACTACCGTAGGGTCGATAAGGGCTACCCaaaccctattttgaatgcTATGATATTCTAATAGACTGATATGAGTAGGATACTAAATGCATGTTTGACTGTACTGTTTAAGCAAGCATGTTAAATATGCTATTATTGCATCTGTATTTGGGGTGGggtttgtatatgtggaggaagtgatttGTATTGCAACATTTTGtctatattctggcagcttgactTCATATTATCTATTAAATTAAAGACTATTTATGGGAGTTTTGTATTTATTGGACTCTCCGGTTGTTGGTCTTTAATTTGGTTTTGGGtgcatttttattcttttattgtaaTGTCTGATTGCAATCTcgattttatgaaaaaaatatttttctaaaaatacgaGCTGGATTtccaaaatataacaattttaagACTTTCGCTGTAAATTAtgatttggaaaataaattaattaaataacgtttccaataaaaattgtaataatgGAAATGGGTTACAAAGCTTTAATGGATTTGCACTATTTTCAAAACCTCTCTATTGTAACATTACCAGATTCAACAATAAAATCTAGcccggatttggggtgttacatatcatcaatgaaggtaataaaatatttattccctTCTCTagtttgaataaactttaagtcaCAAATATCACTATGTATTAGATCAATTGATTCGACATTTCTTTCAATAGATTGAAATGAAGACCTTGTTAGTTTTGCCTCAATACACGTTTCACatttatgattataattaatgtgaaatgaaggAACGTACTCTAAGTTAATTAATCTACATAAAGTATTAGAATTAACATGTCCAAGCCGACCATGCCATAAATCAAATGACTCAAGCATATAAGTAGAAGAAGAAACATCAAACTTATTCATAGTATTAGCTTTTACAGAGATAACATTGAGTTTCCAAAAACCAATTAATACACATCCCCCTCCTACAAGTGTCCCCCTTTTGACAAAACTAACTTCTGGGATTCAAATACCATTCTAAAGCCATGCATACTTAGGAGCGTCCCAGAGACAAGATTCTTGCGTATGTCAGGCACATTCAACACATTCTGAAGTTTCAACTCTTTACCAGAAGTCAACTTCAAAACCACAATGCCTTTCCCCTTGATCTTGGAAGTTGCAACGTTGCCCATATAGAGCTTCTAAGATAGTTAGAGACTAAAACCTCTGAAAACATTTTTGAACTTCTGATTATTTACGCATAAAATATCTGCTAATAAATACTAGAActgatacataaaattttataatgtatgaaaaaatttgaaatatacgATGAACACTCGTAGAACTCACGAACGTGGTATTCGTGGCTATGGTAGAGGCCGTAgggggctcgagctgagtcttCCTCTCTAGACAGTATGCCAAATTTAGACACGAGTGAGACACCGGTTTCACCTGCTACTGAGGCTGGGTCTCAAAGCCGTTTGACTGGGGACGACGCGTTGTCTCAAGCCATGTTGAGGGTATTGGAGAGGGTCGCTGGACCCCATTTTGGATCTGAGGGTCGTGGATCGGTAACTGAGCGACTCCAATCCAATGGTGCTAAGCTATTTAGGGGTGTCACTAGAGTCGCCCCTACTATGGCCGAGTGTTGGTTAGAGGCCACCGAGAGGATCATGAATGATATAGACTGCACTCTTAAGCAGAAACTTAAAAGTACAGTCTCTTTGCTTCTCGACgaggcatatcagtggtggttatCGGTTGAGGAGGATAGTGAGCCTGATCGTCTGAACTGGGGCTTCTTCAAGACTACCTTTCATGGGAAGTATGTGGGAGAGAGCTATGTAAATGCTCGTAGGCgtgagttcatgaatctcatGCAAGGTGATAGATCTctggccgagtatgaggccgaGTTTTTGAGGTTGAGCCGCTACGCTCAAGGCATGGTGGCGTCTGAGTACGAGAAATGTGTTCGCTTTGAGGACGGTCTGAGGGATAAGTTGAGGGTACTGATTGCTCCACAGAGGGAGTGAGAGTTTGCGATTTTGGTAGATAAGGCGAAGATCACCGAAGAGGTTAAGTGTGTGGAGCGCCAAAATAGGGACCGAGAGAGGGGAAAAAATAACAGAGGTTCGGAGCCCTTTAGTTCAATTCAGAGGCTTAAGAAACAAGCCAGACCTGATGGGCTGGTTAGAATGGGGGTTCCTGTCACTCCTACTGGGATTCAGCCATGTAGAGGTTGTGGTAGGCGCCATCCCGGCCAGTTTTGGAGGAGGATAAGGGCTTGTCAGAGGTGTGGGTCTTTGGAGCATCATATTAGAGAGTGTCCACAGCAGGCAAATCAAATGCAAGGTTTAGGACCAGGTTCTGTACAGCCTCAGAGGGTAGTTCAGCAACCGTGTAGGGGCCGTGGACCagctaggggtggtaatggtttGGGCTGTGGGTAGAGAACACTGGGTAGAGGTGCTAGTCAGATAGAGTCAAGGCAACCTGCACTGGTTTATGCTGCTCGACACCGAGAGGATAGAGATGCTCCTGATGTTATCAACGAtacgttctttattttttatgtacctTATACTGTTCTGGTAGACATAGGTTTTACGCACTCATATGTAGCTAGTACTGTTTCTGAAAACTTGGGGATGTCTATTGAGAGAACTTCTAGTGAGATTACTGTATAGAGTCCGTTGGAATGTTCCGTTAGAAGTGCAAGGGGCTATATTTTTGGCAAATCTGATGGAGCTTTTGTTTGGGGAGTTCGacttaattctgggtatggactggttggtcGAGCACCGAGTTAGTTTAGATTGCGCGACTAAAAGGGTCGTTCTAAGGACCGAAGATGATAAGGAATTGCTTGTGATCGATGAACGTCAAGATTCTctatctaatgtgatctccgCTCTTGTGGCTGAGAAACTAGTTCGGAAAGGGTGTGAGGCGTATTTGGCTTACGTCAGTGTTTCTATTTTTGAGGACTATTCTATCAGGGATATCAGAACAGTGAGGGATTTTTTAGATGTCTTTCCTGAGGAGTTACCGAGTTTACCTCTGAATTGGGAAGTTAAGTTCGAAGCATCTACCGGGTACAGCTCCGGTGTCTATTACTCCATACCATATGGCACCGAAGAAGCTTacagagcttaaggctcaacttCAAGAGCTTTTGGACCATGGTTTCATCCgccctagtgtgtctccgtggggGCACCAGTTTTGttcgtaaagaaaaaggatggcaCCATGgggatgtgtattgattatcggcAGCTGAATAAACTTACtgtgaagaataagtatccacttcTGAGGATCGACGACCTATTTGATCAGTTCTGAGGGGCTTTAGTGTTCTCAAAAATAGATCTCCATTCTGGGTACCATCAGCTTAGAGTTAAAGAAGCTGATGTTCATAAGACTtcatttaggactcgttatggccattatgagttcctagttatgccttttggtctgACAAATGCTCTGGGAGAAAAATAGGGGATTGTATGGatatcttttattcttttttcaattttttaattgtttttgttttctctctcttgctaattcccaaattttttttgacgttcTCTTCTTGTTCCGGCAAAAATATGTTGCTTTCTTACGTCTGAAATTCTGTCATTCAATTCTGATTTTCTGTTCCTCGGTTCTTTGTGAGATTTGGCAAGTGTAGGGGGTGAGTTCGTGTTGATTGGGGTAGTCGTTTCTTAAGTTGCTCAAATCGATCTTTATGCTTTTCTCTGTTAgttgattttgagtttttaacAGCAGAGAATCGTGAAGAATGGGGCACTCCTCTTGCTGAATCGTAGTCTGAATCGCTTGGAGTTTTGGGGTAAGTGATGAACACTTGTTCTGAACTATTTTCAGTTTATGGGTTCGGTTAGTTGTGAATTAAGACTAATTTTTGAGGATCtgttttatcaattttaggTGTTGTTCAGCTCGAGATTGTTTCCGCATAAAAAACATACCAGGTGTGTACGCCAAACGCAGAAAATCAAACTTCGGCAAAAGCTAAAAAACTATTCTGTCGACaccacacggtcatgtgctTGGCcatgtggttggccgtgtgtgAGACACGATCGTGGGGTTGACGAAGGTATGGCCTTGTAGTGGCTTGAGTACGGCCGTATGGGCCCACAAGAGCATGCCACAATGGCGTGTGGATTTTAGATTTcggcgtgtgggccacacaaggCCGTGGGTCCATAACTCGAAAATTTTGCTTAGGGTCACATAGGTTGTTCTTATCGACCCTAGGCCTACTTTAAGGTCGGTAAGGTCTAACCAAACCCTATTTTGTGTGCTATGATATTCTAATAGACTAATATGAGTAGGATACTAAATGTATGTCTGACTGTACTGTTTAAGCAAACATGTTAAATCTATTATTACTGCATCTGTACTTGGGGTGGGGTTTGTacatgtggaggaagtgatctaTATGGCGAGATTTCGCCTATATTTTGGCAActtgactgcatattatctgtAATGTGTCGCACCGACACTATATgttgtgtagggatgggtggatgtttttaaccccacatggtgtgatgggatggtcgaagatggtgtgtaaagGACGGGGGTAAGACTCACTCTATCTGTTTTGTTTATCTGCTATCTGTATCTGTATCTGTAAAGGACTTTAGTCTGAGTTTGAATCTGAATCTGACTGGGTATGTGATATCTGTTTGTAATGCATGCCTATTTctattgggttacacactgagtttacgaaaactcacatttgtttatctgttctgttcaggtaatccacaggCTTAGGTGGATCGGTGCGACGGAGTCTTACGGTGACCACGAGATCGTAAATTGACCTTAAATATTGGTTTTAATTacattaaggattatttttggGAGTTTTGTATTTATTGGACTCTCTGGACTGTtggtttttaagttttttttgggagcatttttattcttttattgcGATACCTGACTGTAATCTcggtttttcaaaaacaaatatttttttctgaaaatatgaGCTAGATTTCCAAAATATAACGATTTTAAGACTTTCGCTATGAATTATGATTtggcaaataaataaattaaataatgtttcCAATAAAAGTTGTAATAACGAAAATGGGTTACAATGCTTCAATGGATTTGCACTGTTTTTAAAACCCCTCTATTGTAACATtaccagattcgaccataacatctaggccgggtttgtGGTGTTACATATCATCAATGagggtaataaaatatttattcctcCTCTagtttgaataaactttaagtcaAAAATATCACTATGTATTAGATCAATTGATTCGACATTTCTTTCAACAGATTGAAATGAAGACCTTGTTAGTTTTTCATTGACACACGTTTCACATTGatgattataattaatgtgaaatgaaagaATGTGCTCTAAGTTAATTAATCTACataaattattagaattaaCATGTCCAAGCCGACCATGCCATAAATAAAATGACTCAAGCATATAAACAGAAGAAGAAGCATAATTCTTATTCATAGTATTAGCTTTTACAGAGATAGCATTGAGTTTCCACAAATCATTTAATACACATCCCCCTCTTACAAATGTCCCcctttttgacaaaaataacTTCTAGGATTCAAATACCATCCTAAAGCCATGTATACTTAGGAGCGTCCCAGAGACAAGATTCTTGCGTATGTCAGGCACATACAACACATTCTAAAGTTTCAACTCTTTGCTAGAAGTCAGCTTCAAAATCAAAATGCCTTTTCCTTTCATCTTGGAAGTTGCAACGTCGCCCATATAGAGTTTCTCCCCTTTCTCACAAGGATCCAACTCAAAAAATGAGTCCTTTTCATAACAAATATGACATGTGACACTTGTATCAAGCCACCATTCTCTTGAATTTAAATCAACCAAGTTGACTTTAGAAATAACAGCGCAGAAGTCAAGATCATATACTTCCTTAGAAATATTTTCCACAGTGTTGGCCTCTTTTGTTCTGACCCTCTTTGAAGTCTACAATCAGATGACTTGTGTCCCATCTTATTGCGATTAAAGCATTTTCCTTAGAATTTTGGCTACTTGAAGACAATGCTTTTTAGTCCTAGTTTAAACCCAATCTGAgactattttcttttcttggagTCCTTCTTGACTTCCACTACGTTTGCCTTGGCAGAGTTAGGATTGGTTGCTTTGTTTAGCCTTTTAGTCGCACCTGGGTTGTCTTCTTCAATTCAAAGTCTGATAATAAGATATTCCTTTGtcatttcctttctcttatGCTTAAGATAGTTATTGTAGTCATTCCAAGTAGGGGGAAGTTTTTCAATAATGCCTGTCATCTAAAAGGATTCACTTATATCCATCCCTTCTGTGAGAATACCATGAATGATCAATTGGAATTCTAGCACCTGATTTATAACAACTTTAGAATCAACCATTACAAAGTTTAAGAACTTGACAACTAAGAATTTCTTAGCACCAACATCTTCAGTTTTGTATTTATGGTCCAACAATTCCCATAATTACTTAGTCGTTTTCTTGATACTGTATACTTCATAAAGTTCATTAGATAAACTGTTCAAAATGTAGTTACAACATTGGAAATCAGAGTTGTTCCATGCTTCGGCAATGCTGAATGCGGTAATATCATCTTCCTCATCCTCTCTAAAAATAAGAGGATCATCCTTTAGAAATTTTTCCATATTCAACATGGTCAAATAGAACAACATTTTCTATTGCCATGTTTTAAAATTCTCTCTAGTAAATTTCACAGGCTTTTCATTGTGACTTATAGTCACAGGTAATGTTTGGATCGCAGCCTAAACCTAAGCAGCAAAAATCGCCTCAGCCTTTGAATTGGATGAGTTGTTTGACGTATGAGACATTTTCCTGTATTCAGAATGAAGAATCTGAatctttatataaattaaaatctgaAATAGAAGTATAAACCAATCTTAAATAAGTTACGATGATAATCTGTACGCCTTAGATTAAAACTACAACAAATGTCATGTCGTAAggttgtaataaaatataatatcatatgTAGTATTAATATGTCAGTAATAATGATAAtgcaatacaatgcaataatagtACCATAACAGAATACCTATAATCGGACAtagttgaaaattaaaagaagaatttTGTTGAGATCTATATGAATAGTTTCTTTAAGACAGATTTGACCTCTCCTCGGTGTTTTGATAACGTTGAACATTTGTTTCCTAGGATACAACAGTAAACGATCACAGTAGTAGCACAATAACAGTGATCGATAGAACACAATCTTGCCTTTCTCTATCATTAGGAGAAATGAATTTAGAAGTAATTTTTGATATTGatggtttttgaaaatgtgtttttgaaaTCTCCTAACTTTACTTTATATAGAGGAgaggaaatgaatgaagagatTTAGACTGATTCATGAagaattttgttgaaaaattaataaatataagtgaatagagacaatgaatgaaaaaaatgcaaTATCAAACCAAGAGATACAATTGTTCAAAAGATAcaactatataaaaaaatgcaagAAACACAATTGTTTAATTTGATCATCAATTTATCATTCCTCACTCAACAATTATTTTCCAACACGTCCCACACAAGGGGCTCTCATATACTGGTGTGCACCGTTCTCCGTATCATTTAATCTCCTTTCCTAACTTAGTCCAATCGAACCTTCCTCCAAGCCATATAAATATAATGCATATGCAACCCGTGTATAAACATCTGAACCTCCTTAAAGCCACGTAAATAGTATGCATCACATACAAAGACCCTCAACcaaatatttactatttatcaCACGCCATATAACATGCCAATCATTCTATTGATTGGTCATAATCATACTTActatgtaacagcccaattctgggcctagtcgaaatagtggtttcgggaccacaaatccgacgagggaaaatatggttattattatatttttatggtctacaatttcacggaaaattttcgtaaaaatttcgttcgaaaatttcgacgtttgggcactcaatttagtcaaaaggactaaattgtaaatagtgcaaaagttgagttctacatcttagaggtgtctaattgttatgaaattttaaattggaggtctttatgtggtaattagaccattagttagttgatggacaaaaatagacataagaaatgggtgaaatagattttttttaatgggggcattttagtcatttggttattaaatagaattaaatgggaaaaagatggcaaaatatgctcatcttcttcatggtgaacgaaatcagcaagggggaagccatatttagggtttttaagctttcaagctccatagtaagtgattctaagcccgcttttaatgttcttcgtattttggAGTCCCAgaacttggtttagcttattctaccattaattagtgttagggttcatatttggaaaaatatccataggtgaaatgtgtttattttgctgttttatggtggaatatgaagctagagattatgttaaacaacttttgctaagcaattttaagcttaaaacggtaaatagacataatcggtaaaaataattaatattcaaaagtatgtgttggagtgggaatttgatgttgccatagaagggaaaaatgttcagcatgttataaaacttaagaataagtgatgaagtttaatttcgagcttggggacaaaagtgtaattatgcaaaagtttggggcaaaattgtaattttcaaaagttgggtggtggattattttaataaatgtgaatattaaacgagttaaatttgctattatagatcaagaaagacgtgaagagtatatcaaacgggaaaagaaaagatagtggagtaaagtgcaaaattacgatattttgcacgaggtaagtaaacacgtgacttaatgtattattttgatattatttgatatatgttgagatttatttggaattaaaataaatgtttggcaatatcctaaaatgttgttaaatcggaaaggtgataaagggttgcaatatatgggttatgggttgaacactcggaataagccggagtatgttgtatataaaagggttGTTTGTGTCTGATTCCCGAtttatgggtggtgctatgtgcgtgatccaccatatctttgaaatgtgaaaggggttgctatgtgctgattccccaggggttgctaaggttgattcccgatttcattggtggtgctaagtgcgatatccaccatatctttgaaatgaaaaggggttgctatgtctttgattgcccgaggggttgctaagtactgattcccgattcattggtggtgctaagtgcgatatccaccatatctttgaaataaaaggggttgctatgtctttgattcccaggggttgctaagtcttgattcccgattcaattggtggtgctaagtcagggatccaccaataacggctaacattccgagtgttcaacgaaaagtgtggaagatgaatattgccatatggtggaaaattttatggggtaaatattgagttgaatactaaatcgacccatgtatgagatgggagaaaatatcaaaacgcaaaaggaacgatttaattataaactgtgttgaacaacagcaattgggtaactttgaaaaagatcaccataaatggtggaaaatgaatgggaagctgaataatatatgaaattgaagttgaatgtatctattctcatatgaaagaaatagaataagcaaaggagttgtattttggagatatctgaattttactgaaacagggctggattgatttcgagatccctgttctaactttggaaaattaccaaaattgaaaaaaataattatggcatgaaatttatatccctggaatccttattgagtctattttattagaaacaagcaaaaccattttcaaattttgtacagagagttaagtgaattttagtgagtaagggtcagaaccgttgggcagtgaaacagggaaggtttaatgaataaactgtactaattggctgggttaaaattctgaaattttatggtgaaatggtatatgagtctagtttcaggaaaatttacggaactcaatttggagccctgtagctccagataaaaataaattagcgactatgacgcagaaaaacagcttgctggaaattgcctaaacaataaagttattcatgaataagtttatattttggtgtagttatgggagtaattacttatttatcatgtgtttacttactaagctatatgcttactcgattttatttttctgttggttatagtgacttccaacaactcggaaattggaacaagtcgacaatcatctacactatccttcacatttggggtggtttactactagtgttccgaaattttatggcatgtatagacactttatgtaatgtgggatcatcatgtaaatatatgttatggttcccttttaaatgtagtgtttattaatagttaaactatatgtgtgtttatacaaatgaaattggttggtatattggaatgtgttctaaatttgcaggaggtttaagcaaaataagtaggaatgtcattgtaaatttttaaaaatttagtaatacctcatactgttccgtaaggaatacgggtaagggtgttacattttagtggtatcagccttcacggtttagtcggttctcggaccaaTAAAATACGTGTGGAAGtcactatacatgccataaaattattgtgatagtgtgatgatttcgacaatttaaaattttgttttatatagtaaatggatcccgaTCAAGTGTGGCgagatgatgttgaaagtaacgcTGGCTCTCGCGCAAGGGACCGCATGCAGAAGAGAGTAGACATGAGACACATGGACGGGATGAGGCTCGGAAGCCTTCCTCCGAATGATGAGTGATTGGTATATAGAATATGTCCGTAAATCAatgttcctcctcctccacccctcctattcctcaaccggtcCTCAGAGCTCCACGAGTGCCAATTGGTGAGATCAAGTAAGCCACCTATTGATAGAATTCAAAGCATGGGGCTGAAGATTTCAGgccaatgttgatgatgatccggAAAAGccgagttttggcttgaaaatactattcgggtatttgatgaattatcttgcacccctgaagaatgtttgaaatgtgctgtgtctttattgaaggattcggcatatcgttggtggaaaacattgatatcggtggttccaaaagaaagagttacttgggacttctttcaggaagaatttagaaagaaata
This sequence is a window from Gossypium raimondii isolate GPD5lz chromosome 5, ASM2569854v1, whole genome shotgun sequence. Protein-coding genes within it:
- the LOC105765935 gene encoding uncharacterized protein LOC105765935 codes for the protein MPNLDTSETPVSPATEAGSQSRLTGDDALSQAMLRVLERVAGPHFGSEGRGSVTERLQSNGAKLFRGVTRVAPTMAECWLEATERIMNDIDCTLKQKLKSTVSLLLDEAYQWWLSVEEDSEPDRLNWGFFKTTFHGKYVGESYVNARRREFMNLMQGDRSLAEYEAEFLRLSRYAQGMVASEYEKCVRFEDGLRDKLRVLIAPQRE